One genomic segment of Mercenaria mercenaria strain notata unplaced genomic scaffold, MADL_Memer_1 contig_5024, whole genome shotgun sequence includes these proteins:
- the LOC123561145 gene encoding uncharacterized protein LOC123561145, whose protein sequence is MSFEEENDSLLEEVFELLEGPDCENPEVILLIGRSGAGKSSLVNTLHKVLTGRFYTIAKQGSGQAQTVTLDLFRYDNCGVKLHRISDKNTKERLTNLLPKLPHILDCAGLADENTPKLREIIELLIGGYIRPGTSIDALEKKQEKCGIGRLKEVFKPDPACKVSKIVFMQGCIDDIPKNLIQCLREVLKISNPATLTRKYQCEIFVLITKYDLVNESRDPNLDGNGISVDEFKKTETEIAEAFCNVGAVGCNTLRWVSFTDNVGFSESQIRNRALKFLKKMIEPGVPKMPEPTFSDRLEEYLYQTLHKLRRACIKQIRERHLNCLSIIGGLVIAFFFIYVISCLLRAGV, encoded by the exons ATGTCTTTTGAAGAGGAAAACGATTCACTGCTCGAGGAAGTATTTGAGTTACTCGAGGGTCCAGACTGTGAAAATCCGGAAGTGATTCTCCTGATTGGAAGAAGTGGGGCTGGGAAAAGCTCTCTTGTTAACACCTTACATAAGGTTTTAACAGGAAGGTTCTACACGATAGCTAAACAGGGAAGTGGTCAAGCACAGACAGTGACGCTCGATTTGTTCAG ATACGACAATTGCGGAGTAAAATTACATAGAATTTCTGACAAAAACACAAAAGAAAGGCTGACAAATCTATTACCAAAGTTGCCACACATTCTTGACTGTGCTGGGCTAGCTGACGAAAATACACCCAAGCTACGCGAGATAATAGAGCTTCTAATTGGAG gTTATATTCGGCCTGGGACAAGCATTGACGCGCTGGAGAAAAAGCAAGAGAAATGTGGTATTGGACGACTGAAAGAAGTTTTTAAACCTGACCCAGCCTGTAAAGTTTCAAAGATTGTCTTCATGCAAGGGTGTATTGATGATATACCTAAAAATCTAATCCAATGTTTGAGAGAGGTTTTGAAGATATCTAACCCGGCTACGTTGACTAGAAAAT ATCAGTGCGAGATTTTTGTTCTAATCACTAAATACGACCTAGTAAACGAGTCGAGAGACCCGAATCTTGATGGGAACGGTATCAGTGTCGATGAGTTTAAAAAAACCGAGACTGAAATTGCAGAGGCGTTTTGCAACGTTGGCGCAGTTGGGTGCAACACACTTCGCTGGGTCAGCTTCACGGATAATGTTGGATTTTCTGAATCCCAGATTCGCAATAGAGCActgaaatttttgaagaaaatgatagAACCAGGTGTACCAAAGATGCCGGAGCCAACATTTTCAGACAGACTTGAAGAATACTTGTACCAAACTCTTCACAAGTTACGAAGGGCATGCATCAAGCAAATAAGGGAAAGACACTTAAACTGTTTGTCAATAATTGGTGGTTTGGTTatcgcatttttttttatctatgtgATATCCTGTCTGCTTCGAGCGGGTGTAtag
- the LOC128554414 gene encoding uncharacterized protein LOC128554414 → MKALEECQKNFGVGALKRVFPKANPHWKVSKIIFMHSCIDEFPDKLIECLNGVLNIFRLPKFYLEYKPDIFALTSKFDLAQDHSLHPMHASSEAVISLAEFEKAEKDLGDKLNITGRSYRWISITDGTRVHSKYVENIALKFLKSVLQPGSPRPQPPENIIGPWTYLELQALRVSAKLQWFFAQEIQLKMTPAVLVAISLCVVVMLAIWLGK, encoded by the exons ATGAAAGCTTTAGAAGAATGTCAAAAGAACTTTGGAGTCGGAGCTCTGAAGCGTGTTTTCCCGAAAGCAAATCCTCACTGGAAAGTCTCGAAAATTATCTTCATGCATAGCTGCATTGATGAATTCCCAGACAAACTAATAGAATGCCTCAACGGGGTTTTGAATATCTTTCGACTTCCAAAATTTTATCTCGAAT ATAAACCGGATATTTTTGCACTCACCTCAAAATTTGATTTGGCTCAAGACCATAGCTTACATCCGATGCATGCGTCCAGTGAAGCAGTAATATCCCTAGCAGAGTTCGAAAAGGCTGAAAAAGACCTCGGCGACAAATTGAACATCACGGGGAGATCATACCGTTGGATAAGTATTACAGATGGTACAAGAGTACACAGCAAATATGTTGAGAACATTGCTTTAAAATTCCTGAAGTCTGTGCTTCAGCCGGGAAGCCCTCGCCCTCAACCTCCAGAAAATATCATCGGACCATGGACGTATTTGGAACTTCAAGCGTTACGAGTTAGCGCGAAATTGCAATGGTTCTTCGCGCaagaaatacaattgaaaatgacACCGGCTGTGTTGGTGGCAATATCGCTGTGTGTGGTGGTCATGCTTGCAATCTGGCTCGGTAAATGA